From Amyelois transitella isolate CPQ chromosome 2, ilAmyTran1.1, whole genome shotgun sequence:
TTGACTTGCTTAAAAATGGGGCTAATTCTAACACTAAAGATAATGCTGGTTGGACACCATTGCATGAAGTAGTTCAAAATGGCCGATTAGATCTTGTGACACTGTTGCTTCAATACAACACTTTAATTAATGTGCCAGGACCAAGTAATGAAACTCCTTTACATGAAGCTGTAAGATATAATCATGTGGATATAGTGAAAGAATTGGTACAGAATGGAGCTGATATAAATTCAAGAAACTGCAAGGGTGAGTCACCAATTCAGCTGGCTAACGAAGACATGAAGAAAGTGCTGTTGACAGCAGCTAGTAATGTAATTCAGACCCAAACTGTAAATATAACACATATGTCTGAATTACATTCTGAAttagattttgatgatattagAGTGTTTTGTTCTTCAGAGCAACgttcaataattaataaactaaaattattatcaaagcaccattcaaatttaaatattgaagctaaatttactaaaaaagTCACTCATTTGATTGTGGAAACTGATGATAGTGGTATCTGTACCTCTAGCATTGATGTACTGCAGGGTATTGTGTCTAGTGTGTGGATACTATCCTCACAATGGGTCATGAAATCATCAGAAGAGAAATTAGAAccatttaataattatgaagTAAATGGTGTCGGTTCAAAAGTGTACAATGGCCCTAAGAACTccagatataataaatacaaacaattaCCTGGAATCTTCAATGGCTGCCATATTTATCTGCACAATTTTAATACTAGATATGAAATAACAAAATCTATTGTTGTTACAAAggcaattttaacaaaattaattatggaTGCTGGGGGTATTGTTCTCAGAAGAGTACCAAATCCAGAGTCAATACCAGAATCAGAAAAATTAATCCCATATCATGCTCAAAAAGATGGTAAACTGAGTAATTGTGCtcactatattattttcaaagacCTTTATGAGCCAATGTATAATATGCAACATTTAAAAGCATTGCCGGTTGGGTGGCTCATTGAgtgtattgaaaaatatgaattatgtGAACCAATAGCTTATAgttatgtttaattaattgaaaacatacccaaaacttaaaatgtaatgtgcctataaaatattgtgataATTATCTTGAATAGTAATTGCTGACTCAGATTGCAAGTTTCTTTAACCAATTATACATATCAAAAACACAAATTGTTTATCATTTTCATAGGTCCAGTGGGACTTTTCATGTACACAGGGATATAGCAGGACTTTCCATCAAACCCAAAGAAAAAGATAGAAGATAAACCTATGCTTTCTCAATGTTGTGATTAATAACCCCGCAGGTCACATGTTAATATCTGTTAGTGTGATTCAGAGTCAAGTAGGGACTGTGTAAACtcctaaaaaaatttaaaaaactttcataattgaaaaaaacttgaaaaaaaaaggtcaaattgagaacctcTGTTTGCCCTCTAATGGATAAGATTTGAATGTTTGTACCTTCTTCCTCTGGCTTTTATCCCAGTTGCATTCTCACCACTCttgagaggagcctggggtatacctttgaccatTGGCCCTGGTGGGTGagtgtttttacacgaagtgactcccatctgacttccacaacctttgcaggtttGTTCCCAATGGGAATTTTTTTCCCATTGAGTAACACTGTTACACAATGGCACTTGTATTCCCGATCAGTAACACTggttaagaatattttttataaaagcatatctaatgtttgtttaattagttcttaattgaaaaagaataagacatGTAACGAATTAgtgtagaaaatatatatattgtagtCTTCGATCTTATCTCTTTTTGGCCATCCAGTTCCACGAAAACTATTACTGGGTTCAATTAATTCAGGTAAGTAAATGACGTCACTtaataaacaatgaaaaaCATAAGCGAATGGCCACTTtttgctaaaataaataaccaatGGGGTggtcaaaacaaaaacaaaccaatacttgtatatatataggtacttaataagGGAATTTCCGAcattgtaggtatataaccTTTTGACTAATGCAAGCTCCTTTGTATAATTTAGGACAATATTCTCACAAATaaagttgttaaaataaataacattgatATTATTGTAATACCTCATAACGCAAAATAATagcaatgttatttattttaacaactttATTTGTGAGAATATTGTCCTAAATTATACAAAGGAGCTTGCATTagtacttttatattattacctaCTTTGATATTTGCTCAGAGCCAGgggatatatattttatttgattgtttaatcaaagagtttgtatgtataatgggTAACCATTACGTGTTCAATGTCAAGTCAAGAGCCATTGAGATCGATAGAGATCATAAATTTTCCAATTTTCTAAATTCAAGTCATCATTGAgattatgaattaattttactataaTTGCTTAATTTATATCTACTCATTCGAGTATTTATAACAAAGCTAGATAATAATCGTTTACCCGTGGTTTtgtcaagaaaaaatataataaaatgtttatagttCTTTGTTAATAATGGGTCGTATGGTAGGTATAAAATGGGAAAAGGCCACCCAGTGTCGTCCAGtccataatataatatcatcGGATTTCCCTAAGTATAACCCTCAACCATGGAAGTTTATGGTAAGTCTCaaccatatttattatattacttatgtTTGGCGCAGTTGTCGGATTCGTCCGACGCCTCTGAACCAAAAGTTCGATCCGAGGATTTTCcttgttattttgataaaataacagTTATTTTGTCATCTTAGAAACGCAtccattttattgttatattttttaaatggtacctacttattcaaCGATAGGTTAGTGGGGAAAAAATATCCCCTCTTGTATAAGAGCTACTCATTTAGCtaattttttcaagactgttttctAAACTTTTTcccattataaatatacatacccaTACCAAATTACAGctttctaccattaagccccCCCATTTAAAACCGCGGACAGACATGGCGTAACTATAAGGATTCCTCGTTCGCTGCGGAACCCTAAAAGGTGTAGCCTGCTTCTCGTCGTATGCTGAAAATCATAGAATAATTGTTTGTCTTGCCTTCACGCCGTGTGTGATATTTCCGtgtgaagatatttaaaaggACATAAGTGGCATAGACTTCATTTCATTATGGAAGATTGTCTTATTTCTACTTTCATCGAAGTGCTTAGCTatgaaaattatgttaaattgTCACAGTTGCATGCTAATCGCTTTTTCAGAGCCGTAGGTAACAGTTATACCTACGGCTGCTACGTACATAAGTTGACTAACATGATCTTACGGCGAGGGTATCGTGACGCTACAGTAAGTATCATACAATGCAAATGAAAACGGCTTTGACCCAATCTGGTCAGGGACATATTTCCAGCAACAGGTTCTCGGATGTCAGACGGAGTAAAGTTTTATAAGGAGGtacctaaaataatttaatttaattattcgaataattgacaattttaaattagtatACATTTTAGGAGGGCCCGTCTCGTATAGAGTGGTTGCTATCTTATGAGTATCAGAGGATGTGGGTAGAGGAAAGGGAGCAATGGAAGAAGCGAATGTATCCCGAGAATACAACAGTCAACGTAGACATCGTTAAGCGTTACGTACTATCTTTCAAAACTAATAATCCGCCTCCAAAACCAGAAAAGAAAACTCCTTTTAAAATGAAGAAGTAAGTTATCCTTTTAGTGTAGCGACACACGTCCTAAAAGTTGATGTCAAGAATATATTAAACAGATGAGCTTACATAAAGAGCTCAAtgcatgtataaaataaatgtagtgaatacagggatcatggcaaattaaaaatgtttagtaAGCCTTTAAGTGGTTCGCCTGGGCGTGTACTTATAGTAACTTTATCAGTTTTAATAAAGACTGCAATTGCAATATCTTTGCAAATCTAAAATATTGTAGTGGcacattttaatataagtaccttaAACTTTTTCCAGATTTAATGGAATTGGAAGCAAAACTACAACAAAACGCCCAGCTGATGACAAAGCAATGAGTtatgagaagaaaaagaagccTGGTGATAAGAAATAATGCTTCCCCTAAGTTCCTatgtatttgatttatttttacattatggCTTCTTGCCAATTAAATGAATGTTTATATTTctgagtaattttttttgtacctacCTGAAAACTCAAATGAGGAATAGATTTGTACAATAATAACATAGAATATAGGCGTAAATTTCTCgtttaataccaataacactaactttttcaaagaatttttttttacaatttaatacatacaaaggGTGCGTtcggatatttttatttttgaattattctTCGAATTACCAGCAGGCTAACAAAATATCGTTTACATTTCAATGTAATCGCACCCTTAGTAATATGTAATCAAGACactatctttttatttattacgcaCTACCCTGTGGCACTAGCTGTCCCTCTAGGGGCTAAAACAAACATGTCCATTCTATTCCTGATTGAGTATTGTATAATCTAATCGAAAAGTTTGAACACGATACCATTTTCTCGTTCGATACTTTGTTTTCGTcgaacttttaaattaattagtacGGCAACTAGTCTGCTTAGTATAGTCGTTAGCGACTGTCGTATTCACATAAATACCACAAGACACTCAATTATCCACCAGAAACTAGCATTCCATACGCGATAGTCGCGAGCGACTTAATTTAACCAGAATTAGCCGTACGAGGTTTTACGTGGTTCAGAAAGCTTTATAGAAACACTATCAAAACTTTTTGagaataaacaaaatgacgctataaacactttaaaaaattataatggaaaattaaaattacttaatcaaATCAgtcaattatataaatagaattacTAGAATATGAATTGTAATCTATATAAACCTTAGTTATTCCTTTATTATCCCTTATAAGACTTGCGTCATCAAAAGACAtttttaaactacaattaatttgaTATTGGGAAAATATTCTATAGAAAggcataaaattttgattaaaatctttgttcaatattttggAATGACTTGTGTGATGGGATCGAATTAGTTGAAAAGCTATGGAACAACgaattatagttttaattgtaCACTCTTGGTTTTATGGTCACGTTGCGTTGCCGGTCGGCAGTTTAACCAAACTGGAAGGTGAATCCGGCATTGGAAAAGCCGCCTGCGCCCGAGTCGAAGTTGAAGTGTTGTCCACCGCGGTTGAAGAATGACTGGAACACCACGTTGGGGTCGATGTCTGggaaacaaacattttacgTCAAGTCCCAACTGGGATTGTACTTTTTTGTTGttgctgtatttttttattttattatttataggtatCGTCTATATGACCGAGCGACATGAATAGTGCCCGTTGTAAGCCCTATACAAAACACTGCCACATTTCTTTTAACATGAAAGTGGATATAAGATATGGAGtgtttttttgtgaaagaatTAACttccatatacatatttattacttagaaacatttaaatttataatacaagCATGAACAGAGTATGCCAGCGGCTCTGCTCGCAAATAACTTATTAGACGGTCTTTAGGCTGTACGgagtagacagcgccaacagtctcgtaGACTGAAAGGTAACATTCAATTGGATGGCTCTATGTAGGAATTAGGCACTTTAGTAACGGGCTTTTCACCTAAGAGTTTGTTAGCCGTGAAAAATAATCTACTTTTGCCGATAGGACCGGTTACATCTTGCCCTTCTTTTGACCAATGATCCTatattgggtgagtcagggttATACGAACTCCCCGTTTGATCTCCGCAtcctttgcagaggaacctaacccatattagaTTATGGTTACACAGCACTCAACTAATACTCATAAAAGTCATTGATACATGGGCGAGATAATAATATGCGTGTAAACTGACCTCCCATGCCGGTGTTGTCGTCGTCGAGGTCGTGGCCGTGGTCGTAGCGAGCTCGCTTCTTCGGGTCGCTGAGGATGCCGTACGCCTCGCCCACTTCCTGCAATCACAACACtcttatcaatattattattttatactagcttttatcagagatattttacatacatacatactttaaaTCACAATGTATTGTTGTGAATTTGATGATGTTGAATgcaaaaatgctgcagtgcaattCTTTTACCGCGTCTTCTGTGTGACTTTTTTGAAGCGGCActaaaattttctattttatgtcAACTAATATTGTGAACACAAAAGATGCGGCAATTATTGAGTGACGTTCGAAATGTGTCAcactaataattaaaaatgagtTTGTAATGGGAGGCCTAGAcgccgtgtgccgtgtggtgtgTGCCGTGCGGAGTGTGGAGTGTGGAGGCCGACCTTGAAGCGGCGCTCCTGCTCGCGGCGCTCGCCGTCGGGCGCGCCGGCGTGGCGGTCGGGGTGGTGCACGAGGGCTCGCTTCCTGCAAACATTACATTCTATGTGTAACTACGTAGCGTCCCGGTACCATTTATGATTAATTTCATAcatgatttataaataaataaagtattctATGTGACAACTCGGTTTTTAACTATGTATAGGTATGCTTTCCAAATTTTATACGAATTGGAATGTGTCTGTGAAAGTGTAACAGGCAAATAGACAACAgttactttcgtatttatgatattagtaagAATTCCAATGCGGCGCGTAAtatatgttcttttttattcttttatttcccTCTAAGGCAGGCGTAGTTTTACGTTtgctatttatattatatactaactATAGAACTTCAAAATTACCTGTAAGCCTTTTTAATGTCATCTTCCGAAGCCGTCTTATCAATTCccagtattttataatagtcCTTGCGCTTGGACTTCTTTAGCGCCAACTTGGCTTCCTGCAGCAGTTGTTTGTTCTCCTTGCTCTTGTCAATCTTGTACAGTCTCTCGTAATCCTTCACAGCTTCTTCGAATTCACCGAGTTCGGTGTAGCATTTAGCGCGGCGGAGTAGAGCCTAGTTATAGCAAGAACAGACAAATTTTGGTCagtaaaatgttaatttcaaatgtaaaagtcaattaaaggaaaggctaataaacttggtatttttttttggcacTACACTAGCAACTTGTTATTATTGAGTccagttccatcattaagccaatagctgaatgtggcctttcagtcttttctagaatgcagactctgtctaccacgtaagaGATAACGACATGCTAAAGCACAAAAATTcactggttgactggaagagaccCCTTCATAAGTCatcttcatgggataagtccgccattgcaagcaatttatttcttgtataACTACTGTGTTCTATTACTAAAAAATGTGTAagtttctatgcaataaacaaATTCATGCCAATCTTCTATAAGCAAAATGGTGACTTACCTTTACATAGTTTTCGTCTAGTTCGAGAGCAGCAGTGCAAGCTTCAGCCGCCTCCTTGGTTTGGTTCAGCTTGGAGCAGACAGTGGCTTTGTTGAAATACAGTTTGGCATTTACAGCCTTATTGTTCTTGTCGATGTTCAATGCTTCGTTATATAAATTAAGGGCTTGATGCCATCGTCCCATTTTGAATGCTTCATTTCCTGtaatataatagaatttaTTGTGTATACATTCCCACGgaacataaataacaatttgtagttttttttaacaaagtcGTTTCTCCTGTAAGTTTCCTATGATTGATTTATTGATGATGCTTTGTCTTCATATGATAATTTAAGAAAGTTCTTTCTCAGTTTCCTTTCCCATATACTCAAGGCACACTTGAAAACGTAGTTGTAGCCTCCATATAGTTCTGTGGTGAAGTCCAATTAAGACCTACTGccttttaatacttttaagtCAAAAGATAAACAGTGCAAAGTATaccttcttctttcttttgttttaacaaCTTGGCTCTTTTGTATGTCTCCATAGCTTTCTTGTGGTCGGGTGCTAGTCTCAATACTTGCTGGAAATGCTTGAATGCTTGTTCGTCCTTATCCTGAAATATATAACCATAGTTGCTATCAACTCTGTGAATCTAATTACTTCAGTATGaatcaaagttttaaatacaattttgctAGCAGTAGCAGTGACTAGAGGAAgcattgtataatattataatgattataaTTCTTATAATGTTACAACACAACACATACTTATGAGTGCTAACAAATGGTATAAATTTTCTCACctattaacaaacaaaattaggCAGTAATTATATCTTGGCACAAAAGTTCCATTACTGATGcctattgttttctttttacttatgACATTATATACGATATTCAAACAATACCTCAAAGTATAAGCAGAGCCCTCGAACATATATAGCCTCGGCATCAAGACTATCGAATCGTAAAGAATCATTTGCGATCTCTTGAGCTTCCTGACAACGCCCAAGCATAGCCAAACATTCCGCTTTTATGAGCTTCGCCCTGTACACAAATACATCATTTGACTTTATGTACAATATTGAACAGATAAAACtgacaaaatataatactgtTGTTCCGATATACATTGTTCCGATCTggaaatgatgatgataataacCCAATCCTTGATTTACTATCAGCTACTGAGTTCATAAGTGAATCATGCGTATCATGTCGGAGATCTAAACTTaggataaaaaatgtttactgtGATGTGTCAATAGATACTGAATTAGCAAGAAGATCTTTGTAATATAAGTTAATCTTAATGCAAACTATTTCTTAATTCTCATATGAaccttatattataaacagaAAAGGTACTTTTAATCTTGGAAGTTCTCACAGTAGTTATGTTGGGGTAATGTCCCAGCCCAAGTgtaaatcactacatagtataaaacaaagccgctattttagtctgtttgtctgtatgcttaaccCTTCGTAAGCTTTAGGCCGTATCCGGGCATGTACTAGGAATGCTTTGTTCCGGATCCGTCCAAATGCACTCGTCgtagtttttacacaaatataatatctaataacaagaaataaggtgttttattatttgaaatgtatttctAACGAATGAAGCCGTCATAGACAACTGTCAAATATGAATTTCATCCGTTCATTTAGCTAACCAAGTCATTTCAAATTGTGACTTCGTTGTGTTGCAAAGTGACTGAAGAACGTGTGAGAAAACTCGTCTTTTTTGGCTGTAATTACAAACaggtatgtaaatgtttttatttcgttattaTATAGTTACTTTCGAAGCAATTACGTGTAAAAGTTTAtagatttagtaaaaaaagaaggatTTTAGCTTTTTCAAAAGTAGATGGAGTgtgttacatatttctttcgtgTTAGTTTATGCATTATATCCAATACCTCTGTAATGGATATAATTGGTTTtagatagtaaatttattatactattgaAATACACtaacttttttacaataaatacatggattttgtaaatatcttatatttttcaagactgagaATCCGTTACACGCACACATACGCACTATGTCCGCCATCTTACTTGTGTCGTACACTGTCTGTGTATTGTATCGCGACGCTAATATACAGCATGCTTTCAAAAGCCTCTGtgatttattcattgattgaaACTAAATctacgaaatttattttattggttttagTCAAAATGTCGTTTGGTTTTGATGACATGATGTCATGATAGTTGGGAGatggtatacaggatctacgctccggtaactcgtatcgcgctgtgttttagctcgttagttttgtctccgtgagcactttctgatgaagt
This genomic window contains:
- the LOC106143033 gene encoding BRCA1-associated RING domain protein 1, which gives rise to MSSKDLNAFLKALDVVKQDYTCGCCSELCRDPVMLSKCFHIICSEHSSTLKNCPICNITLEGCNTFSDHRIKKCVESAKELDIVFNKFKSKGHKATVEYDLTKGNTSKNISDNKEDNTSVKKITRKASKHILSDKTNKATKNDLDSSLVSSLSLKAAEKRNHKGETMLHIACRLGKVEKVIDLLKNGANSNTKDNAGWTPLHEVVQNGRLDLVTLLLQYNTLINVPGPSNETPLHEAVRYNHVDIVKELVQNGADINSRNCKGESPIQLANEDMKKVLLTAASNVIQTQTVNITHMSELHSELDFDDIRVFCSSEQRSIINKLKLLSKHHSNLNIEAKFTKKVTHLIVETDDSGICTSSIDVLQGIVSSVWILSSQWVMKSSEEKLEPFNNYEVNGVGSKVYNGPKNSRYNKYKQLPGIFNGCHIYLHNFNTRYEITKSIVVTKAILTKLIMDAGGIVLRRVPNPESIPESEKLIPYHAQKDGKLSNCAHYIIFKDLYEPMYNMQHLKALPVGWLIECIEKYELCEPIAYSYV
- the LOC106143099 gene encoding uncharacterized protein LOC106143099 isoform X2, which translates into the protein MGRMVGIKWEKATQCRPVHNIISSDFPKYNPQPWKFMEGPSRIEWLLSYEYQRMWVEEREQWKKRMYPENTTVNVDIVKRYVLSFKTNNPPPKPEKKTPFKMKKFNGIGSKTTTKRPADDKAMSYEKKKKPGDKK
- the LOC106143099 gene encoding uncharacterized protein LOC106143099 isoform X1, whose product is MEDCLISTFIEVLSYENYVKLSQLHANRFFRAVGNSYTYGCYVHKLTNMILRRGYRDATEGPSRIEWLLSYEYQRMWVEEREQWKKRMYPENTTVNVDIVKRYVLSFKTNNPPPKPEKKTPFKMKKFNGIGSKTTTKRPADDKAMSYEKKKKPGDKK
- the LOC106143099 gene encoding uncharacterized protein LOC106143099 isoform X3 — protein: MSDGVKFYKEEGPSRIEWLLSYEYQRMWVEEREQWKKRMYPENTTVNVDIVKRYVLSFKTNNPPPKPEKKTPFKMKKFNGIGSKTTTKRPADDKAMSYEKKKKPGDKK
- the LOC106143098 gene encoding dnaJ homolog subfamily C member 7 yields the protein MADSDVVDLDLTIEDLIPKSPERLAEEKKESGNHLYKFKNYKSALTMYDEAIKLCPENAAYYGNRSACYMMLGMYKKALEDAQKAVSLDPTFTKGYIRIAKCCIALGDMSGGEQAVARASELGGAECAASERRALESLRRLHEDAQRAMEAADYRRVVFCMDRCLDYSPSSTKAKLIKAECLAMLGRCQEAQEIANDSLRFDSLDAEAIYVRGLCLYFEDKDEQAFKHFQQVLRLAPDHKKAMETYKRAKLLKQKKEEGNEAFKMGRWHQALNLYNEALNIDKNNKAVNAKLYFNKATVCSKLNQTKEAAEACTAALELDENYVKALLRRAKCYTELGEFEEAVKDYERLYKIDKSKENKQLLQEAKLALKKSKRKDYYKILGIDKTASEDDIKKAYRKRALVHHPDRHAGAPDGERREQERRFKEVGEAYGILSDPKKRARYDHGHDLDDDNTGMGDIDPNVVFQSFFNRGGQHFNFDSGAGGFSNAGFTFQFG